The Flavobacteriales bacterium genomic sequence TTGTAATCACCCATCTCGATCTCGCACTTGATCAGATTGCTGAGGGTGCGGATATAGCGTTTAGGGATGTCCTTCTTGATCAATTCGTTGTTATCGAATATCTCTTTGACCCGTTCGAATTTGGTCCGGCACTTCTTCCAATCCCTGTTGGCCATCGCACAGAATCCTTGTATGTAGTAGCAGATAGTAGCTGCTCGATTGGATAAGGCTGTATTCTTATTCTTGATCAGCGGATGATTCGAGATCTCTTCTATAATGAGTTTATCGCGGTCGTTTCGCGCGTATCCTCCACTTCGGAATACATAGTTGATCTTGGAGTAGAGTACATGATAGGCGGCCAGATTACGCAGCTTCTCTATCACGGCTTTCTCCTCACTGATGAGTTTGTCCAGATCGACAGAGAATTCTCCTTCTTCATAGGCCTCCTCTAAGAGGATCTTCTCCCAGCTCAGCAACTCATAGAGGTAGTAGAACTTCTCATGAGTGACAGCCAGTTTCTTGGCTCTGACCAGAAATTTATTGCACTCCTTGTAGAGCGACTTGGTATATAGGATCTCAATGTTCTTTATCTCCTGCTTGAGTACCGAACTCACCGTATTGTCAGCATGGTAGGCCCGTAGGCTTTTAAGAATGAGTTTGTAGAGATGGTTCTTTTCGGATGGGAAATGCTTGACAAAGGTCTCCCCTTTGAATTCCTCCTTGATGGCCTCCTCATCGTATTCCTTCTGTTTATCTATTGCAGCGAATATCTTCAGGTAGTTCTTACTTCCAGATTGGAGGCTGGAAGAGAGCTTGAAGAATCTTTTCTCTGACTTGGTAAGGGACTTGATCAGGTCGAAGAGTTCCTGGGAGGGTTTCATGGGAATGCAATTATTGTACTATCTATACAAGCCATGAGACAGCTTTCCCTACCGTATCGCGTCAAAAATTATGCATTGGGAATCCAATTAGATAGAAAAGACTCATGATCCCACGTCTTTGAACCACGATGCATAGTGGAGGTAGTTCTTAGCGATACGGGCAATCTCTCCTTCCATCAATCGGGCATCTACATCCTTGACTTTACGTGCAGGTACACCGGCATACACACTTCCACTTTCTACCCGAGTGCCTTCAAGTACCACTGCTCCAGCAGCAATGATACTTCCGCTCTCTACGATACACTCATCCATGATGATGCTACCCATACCTACGAGCACATGGTCTTCCAGTGTACATCCATGCACAATGGCATTATGGCCTATGGAGACATCATTCCCGATGACGGTCTCGGTGCGTTCATAGGTGCAATGGATCACCGCCCCATCTTGGATGTTGACCCGATCTCCTACGGTTATTCGATTCACATCGGCCCGGATGACGGCATTGAACCAGACGCTGCAGTCATCGCCCAGGGTCAATTCTCCTACCAGTGTGGCATTTTCGGCTAGAAAGCAGTTCTTCCCATATCGAGGTGTGATTGATCTGCAAGGTAGAATCAGCGCCATAGAATAAAGTTCTGTCTCAAATATGCTGATTCTCCTAGATTGACCAACTTTGCTGATCCATGGAGAACAAGACACTTTTACCCACCTATGTTTACACGGAGATGACTCCCAATCCCAACAGCCTCAAATTCGTGGCCGATCGGACGGTCATTCCTGAGGGACGTATTGCCGAGTTCGAAACCCCATCTGATATTGGTGCTGCGAGTCCATTGGCGACCTCGCTATTCCAATTCCCATTTGTAA encodes the following:
- a CDS encoding gamma carbonic anhydrase family protein — encoded protein: MALILPCRSITPRYGKNCFLAENATLVGELTLGDDCSVWFNAVIRADVNRITVGDRVNIQDGAVIHCTYERTETVIGNDVSIGHNAIVHGCTLEDHVLVGMGSIIMDECIVESGSIIAAGAVVLEGTRVESGSVYAGVPARKVKDVDARLMEGEIARIAKNYLHYASWFKDVGS